The proteins below are encoded in one region of Pectinophora gossypiella chromosome 26, ilPecGoss1.1, whole genome shotgun sequence:
- the LOC126378476 gene encoding androgen-dependent TFPI-regulating protein-like isoform X4, whose translation MDIFVTDFEKLFQTLFLFLAFAHDVLEWASKQDSPIASKIRFWRDILFKGLVVPYTCFVFTMFWTLYSIDRELVFPAVYDTVIPWWFNQCVHSNILLLLVVEALLQPRRGPTHHVLELSLNAAIGILYAIVYYSIYFFAGRWLYNVFGIMTWWQVCLFQLLIWFSSYVFYEMQFPINRMIHGPEAEQHKEADSITEQNPQNGEVDNKDKNEKSNGEVAKNGEITKNGLHTNVDLETPPFSSKSWSLKYRSLRNQFEKTKL comes from the exons ATGGATATATTTGTAACTGACTTCGAAAAA CTGTTCCAGACATTGTTTCTCTTTCTCGCCTTCGCTCATGATGTTCTCGAGTGGGCGAGCAAGCAGGACAGCCCTATCGCCAGCAAGATTCGCTTCTGGAGAGATATTCTCTTCAAAGGCCTTGTCGTGCCTTATACTTGT TTCGTCTTCACCATGTTCTGGACGCTGTACTCCATCGACCGTGAGCTAGTATTCCCAGCAGTCTACGACACTGTCATACCCTGGTGGTTCAACCAGTGTGTGCACAGCAACATCCTTCTACTTCTGGTGGTGGAGGCGTTGCTGCAGCCGCGAAGAGGACCTACTCATCATGTGCTGGAGCTCAGTTTAAATGCAGCCATTGGGATATTATACGCTATTGT GTACTACTCTATTTACTTCTTCGCTGGTCGCTGGTTATATAACGTGTTTGGCATCATGACCTGGTGGCAAGTATGCCTGTTCCAGCTGCTTATCTGGTTCTCCTCCTACGTCTTCTATGAGATGCAGTTCCCTATCAACAGGATGATTCATGGGCCG gAAGCAGAACAACACAAAGAAGCAGACTCCATTACAGAACAAAATCCTCAAAATGGAGAAGTAGATAACAAAGATAAGAATGAAAAATCGAATGGAGAAGTGGCGAAGAATGGAGAAATTACGAAGAATGGACTCCACACAAACGTGGACTTAGAAACCCCACCTTTCTCAAGCAAGTCTTGGAGTTTAAAATATAGAAGTCTGAGAAATCagtttgaaaaaacaaaactatgA
- the LOC126378476 gene encoding androgen-dependent TFPI-regulating protein-like isoform X1, giving the protein MDVLFKENNIFYNILCFLITENEKLFDRSDAKLYWRTVFHLLIMYHHSFVGLFALNLGFELMNSPEMDLRMLFKFRVAYLTGWNVLFQTLFLFLAFAHDVLEWASKQDSPIASKIRFWRDILFKGLVVPYTCFVFTMFWTLYSIDRELVFPAVYDTVIPWWFNQCVHSNILLLLVVEALLQPRRGPTHHVLELSLNAAIGILYAIVYYSIYFFAGRWLYNVFGIMTWWQVCLFQLLIWFSSYVFYEMQFPINRMIHGPEAEQHKEADSITEQNPQNGEVDNKDKNEKSNGEVAKNGEITKNGLHTNVDLETPPFSSKSWSLKYRSLRNQFEKTKL; this is encoded by the exons atggatgtgttatttaaagaaaataatatattttataatattttgtgttttttaataacTGAAAATGAGAAGTTATTTGATAGAAGTGACGCTAAACTGTATTGGCGGACTGTATTCCATCTTTTAATTATGTATCATCATTCATTTGTGGGGTTGTTTGCGCTCAACCTGGGATTCGAACTGATGAACAGTCCTGAAATGGACTTGAGGATGTTATTTAAGTTCAGAGTGGCTTATCTGACAGGATGGAATGTT CTGTTCCAGACATTGTTTCTCTTTCTCGCCTTCGCTCATGATGTTCTCGAGTGGGCGAGCAAGCAGGACAGCCCTATCGCCAGCAAGATTCGCTTCTGGAGAGATATTCTCTTCAAAGGCCTTGTCGTGCCTTATACTTGT TTCGTCTTCACCATGTTCTGGACGCTGTACTCCATCGACCGTGAGCTAGTATTCCCAGCAGTCTACGACACTGTCATACCCTGGTGGTTCAACCAGTGTGTGCACAGCAACATCCTTCTACTTCTGGTGGTGGAGGCGTTGCTGCAGCCGCGAAGAGGACCTACTCATCATGTGCTGGAGCTCAGTTTAAATGCAGCCATTGGGATATTATACGCTATTGT GTACTACTCTATTTACTTCTTCGCTGGTCGCTGGTTATATAACGTGTTTGGCATCATGACCTGGTGGCAAGTATGCCTGTTCCAGCTGCTTATCTGGTTCTCCTCCTACGTCTTCTATGAGATGCAGTTCCCTATCAACAGGATGATTCATGGGCCG gAAGCAGAACAACACAAAGAAGCAGACTCCATTACAGAACAAAATCCTCAAAATGGAGAAGTAGATAACAAAGATAAGAATGAAAAATCGAATGGAGAAGTGGCGAAGAATGGAGAAATTACGAAGAATGGACTCCACACAAACGTGGACTTAGAAACCCCACCTTTCTCAAGCAAGTCTTGGAGTTTAAAATATAGAAGTCTGAGAAATCagtttgaaaaaacaaaactatgA